One window of the Aquipuribacter hungaricus genome contains the following:
- a CDS encoding peptidoglycan D,D-transpeptidase FtsI family protein, producing the protein MNAPLRRLAVVVALLFASLLLSTSWIQYVGASSVAAGQGNVRQVYREFGRERGPIVTSDGQPVALSTEVGGDYQYLRQYPGGQVYAHATGFFSIVYGRTAIESVQNDVLAGTADSLFYSRIGQVLTGQDPAGGSVELTLDPVVQQAAWDALGEQRGAVVAIEPSTGRILALVSRPSFDPGSLASHDLGAVQEAWAALNADPDRPLENRAVAGRTYPPGSVFKIVTAAAAIEEGGLTPESQLPGPAELALPQTTATLPNVFGGPCGPGDLTTLADALRISCNTAFGQLGIDLGGDVLREQAEDFGFGTELTIPLRTAESTVPEGMDPPQSAQAAIGQFDVRVTPLQVAMVSAAVANDGVLMRPQLVRTVRGPDLQVVEDVQPEQLGRAVEQSTAEALTSMMVGVVEDGSGTAAQIDGVTVAGKTGTAQTGNETDPHAWFTSFAPADDPRVAVAVVVENGGSAGSEASGGRVAAPVARAVMQAVLDR; encoded by the coding sequence GTGAACGCCCCGCTGCGCCGGCTGGCGGTCGTCGTCGCCCTGCTGTTCGCCAGCCTGCTGCTGTCGACGTCGTGGATCCAGTACGTCGGCGCCTCGTCGGTGGCGGCCGGGCAGGGCAACGTCCGGCAGGTGTACCGGGAGTTCGGGCGCGAGCGCGGGCCCATCGTCACCTCCGACGGCCAGCCCGTCGCGCTGAGCACCGAGGTCGGCGGGGACTACCAGTACCTGCGCCAGTACCCGGGCGGCCAGGTGTACGCCCACGCCACCGGCTTCTTCTCCATCGTCTACGGCCGCACCGCCATCGAGTCCGTCCAGAACGACGTGCTCGCCGGCACCGCGGACTCGCTGTTCTACAGCCGGATCGGGCAGGTGCTCACCGGCCAGGACCCGGCCGGCGGCTCGGTCGAGCTCACCCTCGACCCGGTCGTCCAGCAGGCCGCGTGGGACGCCCTGGGCGAGCAGCGGGGCGCCGTCGTCGCGATCGAGCCGTCCACCGGTCGCATCCTCGCCCTGGTGTCGCGCCCGTCCTTCGACCCGGGCTCGCTGGCCTCGCACGACCTCGGCGCGGTGCAGGAGGCGTGGGCCGCGCTCAACGCCGACCCCGACCGGCCGCTGGAGAACCGCGCGGTCGCCGGGCGCACCTACCCGCCCGGCTCCGTGTTCAAGATCGTCACGGCGGCCGCGGCCATCGAGGAGGGCGGGCTCACGCCGGAGTCGCAGCTGCCCGGCCCGGCCGAGCTCGCGCTGCCGCAGACCACGGCCACCCTGCCCAACGTCTTCGGGGGCCCGTGCGGGCCCGGCGACCTCACGACGCTGGCGGACGCGCTCCGCATCTCGTGCAACACGGCGTTCGGCCAGCTCGGCATCGACCTGGGCGGGGACGTGCTGCGCGAGCAGGCCGAGGACTTCGGGTTCGGGACCGAGCTCACCATCCCGCTGCGCACCGCGGAGTCCACGGTGCCGGAGGGGATGGACCCGCCGCAGAGCGCGCAGGCCGCGATCGGGCAGTTCGACGTCCGGGTGACCCCGCTGCAGGTGGCGATGGTGAGCGCCGCGGTCGCCAACGACGGCGTCCTCATGCGCCCGCAGCTGGTCCGCACCGTCCGCGGCCCCGACCTGCAGGTCGTCGAGGACGTCCAGCCCGAGCAGCTGGGCCGCGCCGTCGAGCAGAGCACCGCCGAGGCGCTCACGTCGATGATGGTCGGCGTCGTCGAGGACGGCTCGGGGACCGCGGCGCAGATCGACGGCGTCACCGTGGCGGGCAAGACCGGGACCGCGCAGACCGGCAACGAGACCGACCCGCACGCCTGGTTCACCTCCTTCGCCCCCGCCGACGACCCCCGGGTCGCGGTCGCCGTCGTCGTGGAGAACGGCGGCAGCGCCGGCAGCGAGGCCAGCGGCGGCCGGGTCGCGGCGCCGGTGGCCCGCGCGGTCATGCAGGCGGTGCTGGACCGGTGA